Below is a window of Epinephelus fuscoguttatus linkage group LG12, E.fuscoguttatus.final_Chr_v1 DNA.
AATGGAATACTTATGGACCATGCTGTCACCCTTTTGTGTTATGGTGAGCATGTATATATTGTGTTGAGAATGAATGGATCGCCAAAACCATAAAGAGATAAAGCGCACTGGAAGCATCCGCCACAAGCTCACCCGTTCACCCCCCAGTGGCTGgttcagacattttgttttgttaaaaagtcACTCCAGGGTGCACACTCACATGCAACGTGAAATTCTAGAGTTGTTAGACATTTGAAATATCAACAACCCTACTTTAATTCCAACTTAATTTTAACATCCGTCTGATGTAACGTCTTTCTGATGTGATTTTGACGTCTGGTGCCAGCAGGGAACagctggcatggccatttttgACAGGGTCCTTATAACTCTGGTCTCAAAATATCTGAATGGAAATGGATTCTATGAGTACCCatgagtctcccctaaactgagaacgcttgttcccagtaaatgtttcatTCCTTATGATCAGTGTACTCCTTCAAAGTATTTTCTCTGTAAGGAAAAGGACAGCCAGCCTGTTAATATGCAGATATGTAGCACATtgaaacaggattgttgtgaaACTCAAAATATTAGCTGTGCTGGGATTAGTCCATGCACGTCACATAATTAGTGGCATTAACATAAGAAAGTAAAGATAACAGTGTTAACATACTCATTGGCATAGATTTCAACTAGCCTTTATACTGCAACAGCATCACAGAATTCCTAATTTTCACTTATGGCTTTTGGTGTACCGCACCGAAAACTTTCTGGGGCCACCACTGTCCTAACCCTcccttccctctttctctctctctccagagCAAGACCTTCTGCGCCAGGAGCTCAACACCCGTTTCCTGGCCTCCCAGAGTGCCGACCGTGGCGCCTCGCTGGGCCCTCCGCCCTACCTGCGCACAGAGTTCCACCAGCACCAGCATCAGCATCAGCACCAGCATCAGCACCAACACACCCACCAGCACACCCACCAGCACACCTTCACGCCCTTCCCCCACGCCATCATGCCCACCCCAGCACCGCCCATGGTGCGTACCCCTGCCAGAAATGTGAGGATAAGTAGAACGCACCTGTATTGGGTTGGAGCGGGTGGGAGGCGGGAAAAAAGAATCACTGCagccaaaatgttttcatatgtGTTGTAGTAATGAGTTTTACATGTGTAGAAGAGTGGGCGGGCACAGCGCTGAGTGTTTTCACCTTGTGGTTGTGAGAGTGAAGATTTTACACAGTCGGAAATGTGTGTGAGCAGCACGCTGTGGGGACCCTTGGGTTTCTGCGGCGGCATTTCAATGATGACCATGTGTGTCCGTCCACGCTACAATCATTCCTTTATTCTCCCAGAAAGCCTTTCTAGTGTTTTCTCTGGCATACTCCAGGACTCCAGACTGGAGTCGCCGTTATTTTCTAAATTGGCAATAACTTGCCCAAAGCATGTTAACTTCAGAGCCAGCTTTCAGAACATAATACACTTAATTCATTCTGAATTTAATGACATCATTTGGTCCCGTTTGGGGGTTTTCATTACTGGCAAATGCCTTGCGTTTAAGAGCCCCGCTGTTTGTTGGGGGAGACCACAGGCAATGGGTGGCTGGACCTAAAactcacactaacacacacagacacacacattcttaaCTGCCTGGCCCATAGAGGGTTCGCTTGGCTCTGATGATACCTCAAAGGCAGCATGGCGAGGCCTCTGACAGCTAATGAGGCCATAAAAAGGCTCTTTATGGCTGCAGTGTTTAGTCTTGACTGGGGAAATGTTCGCCCTGAGCCTGAGCCGCACCACTAAAAGGAGACCAAATGAGACACAGAACCCACGCTAGTTTAAAAGGTCTTCAGATAATCATGAAAAGGGGGAGGATGAAAACAGTCTGGTTTGGGAAGTGGTTGAACTTTGAATCTAAGTTGACATTTTAGATCTTGAATCATAATGTCAGTCTGTGAGCATGTTGTTAGCCTTAAAATACACTTTGTGATGCATTTTGTGTCGGCCTGAGATGAACCCTGAGAGAAGCCGAAGTCAACGCTGTTACAGTGTACATGTTTAGGCTCTCATGTTTTCTCTTTGTACTTAGCTCTGTTTCATTTCTCCTACAGTTTGAAAAATACCCAACAAAAGTTGACCCCTTCTACAGACACAGTGTGAGTTTTCCCTGCTGCGTACTATCTGCCTGCAGAGCAGCGTTGCTTGCCCATTATGCCATCCCAGCCCATGCTAGTTGGTGTtacagctttgtgtgtgtttgtatgtgtgtgtgttagatgtATGATTTCCATGCAATCGCTCATCCGCTTCTTAATGGATACTGTAAGCATCCTAGCTGTACCATTTCACCCTTGAGCCTGAGCAAATGTGATTAATGAAACAGTGCTGGATTCTTACATCTCGGAGCAAGAGATTTATTGTGCATGCATGCAGCGGTAAAACTGTTGTGCATAGAAATTAATACAGAAGAAGGCAGCGGCTGCGTTACAGAGGAGACTGTTATTGCCAGAGGAATACTGTATCTTTGTCTTGCCTACTACTCTCCATTTGTATTTGTCTGCTAACAGTAGTGGCTTGCTCATGATTATTACTCACTAAAGGGGGACTTACTGGAAACATTGGACCCTGCTCTCGTGCCATGTTTGCCGAAGTGTCCAGACGTCTGCTGCCGTGTGTGCCCGCATATGTGCGAGGAACATTTTAATATCAGAAAAATCAAGTATTTGTATTCAGTCCCCGGGTCCAATAGACGCTGCAGAATGCTGctagtttgtttttaagtgCTTCATTTCGGATTCTTAGCGTTCCCTGGCTGTtattacagcagcagcaaataCCCCGAAGCCTTTGCCTCTCTCTAAAGCGTACTGACCGCACAGCATCTCCTCCTTCTGATAACTCGTCCTGGCTGAACAAGTTTAAATAATTCTGTTGCACCAGCCGCGATTAAATGCAAGCATGCAAGTTGAGAAACATGAGAAACTCTGCTTCTAACTAAGGCTAATATGATTGACAAGAACAATTACAGTGAGCGGTTGATTACATATGTTTCTCCGCAGGAGCCTTGAGCACTTGTTTGCTTTACGTGTGTTTTGCTTGTATTACAACATTCTAGTTTTCACATCAAAGCCGTGTTTGGCCTTATTTAAATCCAGCGGGAACAAGCAGGGAATATTTTATAAACTTGCTGTTTGTGAAACACAGAGGCAATCATTTGTAACTTTCCTATCGAAGCGTCTTGGAAAATGGAAAGAAATGTTGAGGTTCATGTGTCCCCCATTACATGTTTGCTCCATCTCCACCGCCGTGTGAAGCTGCTGTCCTGCATCTCCCGCACCATCCTCAcgcctcctctgcctcttttctctcctcagcTGTTCCACTCCTACCCACCGGCCATGTCTGGCCTTCCCCCTGTCATCCCTCCGACTGGGCCCTTCGGCTCGCTGCAGGGCGCCTTTCAGCCCAAGGTAAGGCGCACAGGGACACCGCCACACACCCACGTTCTCACAGAGCTCTCACACACGCAGAAAGACAAACTGAAAATAGGAGTTACAGAGAATTTTGTTTCGATCTGTGTCTGCTGCTCTTTAGACCTCGAATCCACTCGATGTGTCCGGGAGACCTGGAGGCGTCCCACACACATTCTTACAGAAGGACCCCAGGGTAAGagcactcatacacacacacacacacacacacacagacaacactcATAGAGGAAACCTTTAGATTCTCTGTACATGTTGCATAAGCCTTTGAGTCATCAGACGGAGGTTTAAAGACGATGCAGGCTGCCTTCCTCTCGGCTGCTGCGTTCGTTTGTATGCAGAGGGTCACGCAGGAAGAACCCGCGTGTTAATTACTCCTGAAAAGCTTCATTTTAAAGGGAACATTTTAATTTGCTTCATAATGAATGCCACACACAGAGACTAATTACAAGTGATTTGATTGACAGCAAAATAACTCAGCCTCTTTTGTTCCCGTCTCCCTCCCGTAGCTAACGGATCCATTTCGGCCCGTTCTCAGGGTGAGTGCTCGCTCCCTGCAGTGCCTCAGCCTCCtgcaccctcacacacacacacacacacacacacacacaataatagCCATGATGCCTTAAAGGGTTTTTGCTAATGGAGTAGATAATGTCTTTAATTAAATGAGCGCAGCACTTGGAGGCAGAGTGCACTAGTTTCTGCCACAACAAAGCTCGTTTTGGAGAACAGCACAGCCTCTGTATGTGGAAACACTACTGACAGACTTTGCTTCAACGTAGTCATGCATTGCTCTACACGACTACTCAAATCACAGCTATAATTACTAGACCTCTGTCACATACCCTTTAACAACCATACACCATATATTGAAGTAAAATATGTGATTAAAGGTGCCACATGTACCACTTTGCTTTACAGGTGACATGTCTGTAAACAAATGAGAAGGGTACACTGTGTTTATGTTATTTGAACAATTAAGATGGTTGAATGATGTGTGAGGGTTAATGTGAATTGACAATATAGCACTAATGTGGGTCTATTTACCTAATGATGTCATGCATTCATATTTGTTGGACTTTCCAGGCACTTGTTAAGCAACGCTGTGGATATAccattcagattttttaaacCATAGATGTAAAATATCTGCACACTTGACCACACATTTAATGTTTAATATGTAAACGTAGCAGCAGTAGTGGCTTTACTGTCCTGCTTATCAAAGAGTAAAGTTGACGCCATGTTTTGCTCTTGTACCTACAGAAACCAGGGAAATGGTGCGCCATGCATGTCCATATCGCCTGGCAGATATACCACCACCAACAGAAAGTAAAGGTGAGGACCCATCTGACCACAAGATATGCACCGTACAGAGGCAGTCACTTCAACATTTTTATGGCATTATATGACATTTTTAGGACATACTATTGAAATTTtctactgattttttttttatgacattgtattctgtgtttttttggacATTATTATGACATGCTACAGTATCACTGTTTTGCTGAGCAGATTTTTacaactgcatttttttcataattttggacgacatgctatactatgactttatttcataattttggacgacatgctatactatgactttatttcataattttggacgacatgctatactgtgactttttttcattgttttggacgacatgctatactatgactttatttcataattttggacgacatgctatactatgactttatttcataattttcgacgacatgctatactatgactttatttcataattttggacgacatgctatactgtgactttttttcattgttttggacgacatgctatactatgactttatttcataattttggacgacatgctatactatgactttatttcataattttggacgacatgctatactgtgactttttttcattgttttggacgacatgctatactgtgactttatttcataattttggacgacatgctatactgtgactttatttcatgattttggacgacatgctatactatgactttatttcatgattttcgacgacatgctatactgtgactttatttcatgattttggacgacatgctatactgtgactttatttcatgattttcgacgacatgctatactatgactttatttcattgttttgggcgacatgctatactatgactttatttcatgattttcgacgacatgctatactatgactttatttcatgattttggacgacatgctatactgtgactttatttcatgattttggacgacatgctatactgtgactttttttcattgttttggacgacatgctatactatgactttatttcataattttggacgacatgctatactgtgactttttttcattgttttgggcgacatgctatactgtgactttttttcattgttttggacgacatactatactatgactttatttcataattttggacgacatgctatactatgactttatttcataattttggacgacatgctatactatgactttatttcataattttggacgacatgctatactatgactttatttcataattttcgacgacatgctatactgtgacttttttcatcgttttgggcgacatgctatactatgactttttttcatcgttttggacgacatgctatactatgactttatttcataattttggacgacatgctatactgtgactttatttcatgattttcgacgacatgctatactatgactttatttcattgttttgggcgacatgctatactatgactttatttcatgattttcgacgacatgctatactgtgactttatttcatgattttcgacgacatgctatactatgactttatttcatgattttggacgacatgctatactgtgactttttttcattgttttggacgacatgctatactatgactttatttcataattttggacgacatgctatactatgactttatttcataattttcgacgacatgctatactatgactttatttcatgattttcgacgacatgctatactatgactttatttcattgttttggacgacatgctatactatgactttatttcattgttttggacgacatgctatactatgactttttttcattgttttggacaacaagctatactatgactttaattcataattttggacgacatgctatactgtgactttatttcatgattttggacgacatgctatactgtgactttttttcattgttttggacgacatgctatactaggactttatttcataattttcgacgacatgctatactgtgactttatttcatgatgttggacgacatgctatactatgactttatttcattgttttggacaacatgctatactatgactttttttcattgttttggacaacaagctatactatgactttaattcataattttggacgacatgctatgctgtgactttatttcatgattttggacgacatgctatactgtgactttttttcattgttttgggcgacatgctatactatgactttatttcataattttcgacgacatgctatactatgactttatttcataattttcgacgacatgctatactatgactttatttcataattttcgacgacatgctatactgtgactttttttcattgttttggacgacatgctatactgtgactttatttcatgattttcgacgacatgctatactgtgactttttttcattgttttggatgacatgctatactatgactttatttcataattttcgacgacatgctatactgtgactttatttcatgattttcgacgacatgctatgctgtgactttatttcatgattttggacgacatgctatactatgactttatttcataattttcgacgacatgctatactgtgactttatttcatgattttggacgacatgctatactgtgactttttttcattgttttgggcgacatgctatactatgactttatttcatgattttggacgacatgctatactatgactttatttcataattttggacgacatgctatactatgacttttttcatggttttggacgacatattatactatgactttttttcatgattttggacaacatactatgatttttttgtcatggttttggacgacatactatattgaCGTTTATTCATGGTCTTGGACGACAGACTGTGACTTTTTAGCATATCTATGCACAGATTATGCACATACTGCACAgattttttacattatattttgatgtcatttttttttttaaaatgacatgctACACTACAACCCTCTTTTCAGACTTAAACTTAGACTtgctttattgtcattcaaCAAAAACACCATCGGTGCATATATTAAATGAGATTTCGTTACTTTGGCTCATGAGTAGACGCATAAATTATGTaacttacaataaaataaaatataaaacactggTATGactaaaaaagttaaaatttcaAATAGTTAAAATTCAAATTACAGTGCATCACAGTACAATGTGACCTAGTGATATGATATTGCACTATCAGAAATAGCAGCAGTTGTAGTCCAGTGAGGATCCCATGGAGGGTGGGTGGTGGGGGGTGCGGGGGCTGTTACAGTCCATAGATgagtgtttatttattgtatgtGAGTGTTCAATAGTCTTACAGCCAGGGGAAAGAAACTGTCTCTGAATCTGGACGTCCTGCTACGGATGCTGCAGAACCTCCTGCCATAGGTCAGCATGGAGAACAGTCCATGGTGGGGGTGGGTAGGGTCAGAGGAGATGCGTTGGGCTCTGGTCAGGCAGCACTTATGCCCAATGTCCTGGATAGAGGGGAGTGGGGACCCGATGATTTTCTCCACTGTCCTCACCACTCTCTGCAGAGACTTCCAGTCAGAGGCCTGACAAGCCCCAAACCAGAGATGCAGCTGGTCAGCAGACTCTCGGTGGTGCCTCTGTAGGCTCTCCTCATCCGTCGCAGGACCTTTTTATTAATTAACAATAAACTATGTTTTccaaaaatgcagcacaaagtgcctTACAGTAAGGGGATTATAGGGACTGAGTGCtttacttgaaaaaataaaacaaacaacaggctCACAAGACCATTTAATATGAAGGACATTTCAGTACActtcaaataaaacataagGTGAAAATAGAGAACATACAAGGCATCAACACCTCAAAAAGTGTCCTAGGTCAATACAAGCACCTAATCACTGACTTCTAGTAAAGTGAAAATGACAGTATTATCAGTCTATAGTGGGGTTTTAcatgtgtttctctctgtcggTCTGCCGTCTTCTAGCAGCAGATGCAGGTCGACCCTCACAAGCTAGACTTTGGCCTCAAGCCGGAGTTCCTGAGTCGACCTCCGGGCCCCAGCCTCTTCGGCGCCATCCATCACCCCAGCGACTTGGCACGACCCGCCACGCTCTTCTCTGCTgcaggtgagtgtgtgtcagaTCTCTGGGTAGAAAGATTGATTGATGGTTAACAACAGTGCCCTCTGACATACAGTAGAAGTCGCTTAATTCCTGCTGTTCAGAGTGAGCTGTTGTCTGATCATATCATTGTTAGCTGTGAACAAGCCAAGACAGCAAACCCAAcaaaagtgctttacaagatGGACATAATAATCATTGTGAATGTTAGGGCATCTATTTTACTAAATATTAATAGACAtagaaatattaatatattttacagaACTAAGCAAACAAATGCAAGTGATTCAATTTAAATGCTGATGCTAACATAAGATGATTAGCACTTAACACGAAGTATAGCtcaggctgatgggaatgtcattagttatGCACGTATATGGGCATAAACGTCAGTGTATGTACCAAATTGCATTGCAATATATCCAATAGCTTTTTTCCACTAGAGCCACACTGCTGGTGTGACTAAAGACccctctcttttgttttttaacgaAAAAACTATAGCTTTAATTAGGATCCTTTAAAGAGAGAGTTCCGATTTTTAAGCGGTGTTGTATGATATACTTctctatagtcagtgtattacctacagtagatggcagttgACGCCCCCAGTGTAAAGAAGCAAACACGAGTATCGCCCTGGAAGCTATGCaatatactgctgtggacaggaggcagcagcaaaacatatttatacacacatttATAGTGTCGGTTATATTTATAATGCCACAGATGCTTTTAACatccaggggtctcatttatcaACACTGCatacgcacaaaacgaggcctgaaagaggcgtacgccacttcccatggAAACggtgtgatctataaaaacagactcgATGGGaaaaactttgacccatgcttacaaacGTTTTGGAGGCAGGAAATGGTGAgatgaggtggaagcctgattgtaaaaattgttgaatattttttggtgcacgTCATTTTTGGCATGGATGCTACGCACTATTTCATAAAAGAGACCCTTGGTGTCTGAAGCCAACAATGCTATTTAGACCCCACCCAGGTGTACATCGCTGGGCATCCATCCAACATCGAAATATGACGTTAACTCAAACAGTCTATACacagtgtgcattcagcagTTTTATACatcataaaaactaaaaataattaaGTCAATTAAGTCTTAAAACAGTAAGCTAACATTGCCTATTATGGGACTTGAACCCCAGTATCCTGTATTTAAGTCATGTGCTCAACCCATTGACCCACCACATCACCTTGCTTCACCCATGAATTTACCTATCTAATCTCAGACTTTGGCAATTGGCTAGTACTAATCACACATTTCTGAATCCTAGGGTAGCACAGGAATGACCTTCCCTACTCTCCCTATGGCTAGCACTTGTTGCATgtgttggttggattggttagggtaagaatgtcagggtaagccaatcaaaCGCAGAGTGAGACAGCCCATTCCTTCGCTATCCTAGGATTTGCAAATTCACGTACTAGTCCTAATCATGACCTCTTTGCCCATATCCTAACTACTTCCAACCTCAACGCATCAACGTGATAAGTACTAGCCAATCGCAGCACACAGTAGGACCCATAATAacgccacacagtcacacaatagACACTCCGTTAGAACATTTGCACCACTTTGccttgccgtcagacagccctttccacaGTTACTGgtactttggtgttttaaagagttAGTTTGGATCCACCAAAGTCacataacaacacaaacaaaataacgaATAGAGCCAgtagtagaccagcaactcatGTGATCTGCAAGGTTAAAGGACTGAATTTGTGaatgaagtctggctttgaagaaagcatCGATAGCACAGCTCATTGGGACAGGGCTGTCCGATGGCAGGGtaatgcttttctttttagggtggataaaatacattttgctgctgcccccatccaagCAGTGCATggcttagcttctgtggcagtACTCCTGTATGCTTTAGACTGAGAGTGTGCCAGCTGCCATCTACTCTAGGtaacactgactatagataagcACCACATacaactagggatgcacgataatatcggtACGTCATTGGTATCGGCTTaactatcagaatcagccaacacgCTTCTTCTTATTtggcacaatgaatgaatatggcatacattgaaaagtactgtatttcatgtctgcATCTGCTGGTGAACCATCATGATAAGAGCATGTATATATGATATGATGTTAATTTTACTATGGATTggacttgatgatcactgaaattaggtggggaaaaaagtggatgtaTAGATATTGGTATTAgttatcggtcaaatgagttatgtatcgtgcatccctacaaaccaccccacttcaaaaaatctgaactatcccttagACTTCACAACATTGCAGTCAGCGGTTGATggatgtttttgtctctccctgctCAGGTCCCACACACCCATCAGCAGGTCCATTCGGTCATCCGCCCCACCATCCTGGAAACTTCCTCGCCCCAACATCTCACTTAGGTAAGCCGATCTTCAGTTCAGTTCTTCTCAGTCTCAATctgaaacaagaaaatgaaGATGTGACGTGTTAACATGTGGTTTCTCTCTCCAGAACCTTTCAGTAGGCCTGCATCATTTGGAGGACTTGGATCCCTCAGTTCATCGGCCTTTGGAGGACTGGGCAATCCAGCACTAAGTGAGTTTCAACCTCATGTTATCACTGTCTGttacaatcaaacaaacactaTGACGGAATAATCCTTTTATAGTTGCTGTTTGTAATATTCCCAATCTAGCAATAAAAGGTATTGTTAATCATGATGTGTAAGAACGGAATTTAAATACAGATTTTCACCAGTGCAAGTTGTCAAGATACGCATTTAACTTGTGTCCTGCCGTGTTTTCCACGTGTTGAATCCCTAACAGCGGCCAATTCAGTGTTCGGCCATAAAGATGGCCCCAATGCACAGCAGCACTTCAACAGCAGCGCTAACAGCGGCCACCAGGAGCCGTGGAACCGCCTGCACCGTACGCCTCCCTCCTTCCCCACACCGCCACCCTGGTTGAAACCTGGAGACTCGGAGAGGAGCACCTCAGCAAGCTCAcacgagagagacagagaacctGAAAAACGTGACTCGTTGGTCAGTAAAGACGACAAAGACAGGTGGGTGTTGCTCAACAAAAGGCTGCTTCCAAAAGTGACTACTCTAGCGTGAGTTCTGTCATCTAACCCTAAAAACAGAAATAGATAGGATATGTTTGGATACATATTTGGATTTTGTTGAACCATTTCTTTGTATTCTATGTTTAAGCCTATTGTTTCGATTTGGAATCAAAACTAAAACATAATTAATGTTACTGGTACTGATGGAGGTACTCTGTTTGTTTCTAGGGACTCTGTAGAAAAGCGTCATCCGAGCCACCCGTCCCCGATCCCTGTCAACCCCATCAGCCTCCTCGGCCACACCCGGCCGCCTGAGCACCACAGGAACCACCTGCCCCCTGTTTCTGCAGAGCCTCAGAGGGACAAGGAGAACAAGGCCAAGGACAGGGAGAGGGAGCACTCAGACTCCTGGAAAGACAACGGCACAGATGACCATAAGCTCAAAGACAACCAGCACAGCGACAAGGACACACCTGTCATCCACGACGGCAGAGTGCCAGAGGACAAAGTGTCCAACAGGGGGACGCCGTCGCCCTACGTCCGGCAGACCAGCCTGGAACGTCCCAACGGTGGGCTGAGCAGGGAGGTCCTGGAGAAGAAGGTAGAGCTGCCATACGAGCACCAGAAGAAAAACAGCGAGGTGAAAGTGAAGGAGGAGCGAAAGGAGGAGCAGGATGGAGCCACAGAGAGGGCAAGTGAGCATCCAACACAAGCACCCTCTACGCCAAACCTCCACCCTCCCTCCTCAATGCCTATGCCCATGAGCATGGCTGGCGTTCACCCCATCAACAGCATCAGCAGTCTGGAGAGAACTCGAGTGGTGGCACCCTTCATGGGTATCAGCCCCATTCCAGGAGCTGACAGGTTCCCTTACCCTGCCTTCCACTGGGACCCAATGAGGGACCCATATAGGGGTCTGGACATTCACAGACGGGACCCTTTGGCCAGGGACCTGCTGCTAAGGAATGATCCTCTGCACCGGCTGGCAGCACCTCGCCTCTATGAGGCTGAGCGCTCCTACAGGGACCGTGAGCCTCATGACTTTAATCGTGACCACATCCACCCTCTGGCCTTGGAGCAGAGGAGGGAGCAGGAGCGCGCCCATCTGGAGGAGCGTGACCGCCTCAACATGCTTAGAGAGGACTATGAGCACGGGCGCCTCCACCCAGCAATGCACCATCCTGCCCTTGACGGACATCTCCCACACCCCGCCCCAGGCC
It encodes the following:
- the auts2a gene encoding autism susceptibility gene 2 protein isoform X2 produces the protein MFPMKDMDGPRSSGLRKKRKSRSVRDRDRRSNGIRNNHVKGSVFRFSSDSEREGDREPSSSRPRPPRRKRKESTSAEEDIIDGFSITGFVTLEALEKNLTLKPQECRDNQAGPLHKKKAARVPNGLSLEPCKNNHHHQQPSDQENNPRLAHTQGKRKKKHLNKKHTMLKPGQNNCKDSDSESVSGESKPSIRSSSRDRLTDCDTESDQDDKVSDASSEKFFSTAAVKVPDFGIHVLSTNGSQEPHGPGLLKVSGLERSQERSQDTCRDPQPPASSTPSQPLPPQTLPLPQSQPQPSIPQPLSPHRTQTNGPAQAPASAHLPSRSEALPRPQTPAALPLAQGQEPSPPPPPRPQHQPELLSHPRPPPTPSLHPHPPSPALPTHHPHQQHPSQAGPQRPPSRCHPRPLSAYNGLNLNGHSSSRSSTPGTKPHGPPAPSLHLPHHPPPPVAAAAAASTFPLPLAANQSTPHSFPPALQSSPHPHHPNMFAPPAALPPPPPLTSSTLPVPGHPAAGSAYSEQDLLRQELNTRFLASQSADRGASLGPPPYLRTEFHQHQHQHQHQHQHQHTHQHTHQHTFTPFPHAIMPTPAPPMVRTPARNFEKYPTKVDPFYRHSLFHSYPPAMSGLPPVIPPTGPFGSLQGAFQPKTSNPLDVSGRPGGVPHTFLQKDPRLTDPFRPVLRKPGKWCAMHVHIAWQIYHHQQKVKQMQVDPHKLDFGLKPEFLSRPPGPSLFGAIHHPSDLARPATLFSAAGPTHPSAGPFGHPPHHPGNFLAPTSHLEPFSRPASFGGLGSLSSSAFGGLGNPALKSLTAANSVFGHKDGPNAQQHFNSSANSGHQEPWNRLHRTPPSFPTPPPWLKPGDSERSTSASSHERDREPEKRDSLVSKDDKDRDSVEKRHPSHPSPIPVNPISLLGHTRPPEHHRNHLPPVSAEPQRDKENKAKDREREHSDSWKDNGTDDHKLKDNQHSDKDTPVIHDGRVPEDKVSNRGTPSPYVRQTSLERPNGGLSREVLEKKVELPYEHQKKNSEVKVKEERKEEQDGATERASEHPTQAPSTPNLHPPSSMPMPMSMAGVHPINSISSLERTRVVAPFMGISPIPGADRFPYPAFHWDPMRDPYRGLDIHRRDPLARDLLLRNDPLHRLAAPRLYEAERSYRDREPHDFNRDHIHPLALEQRREQERAHLEERDRLNMLREDYEHGRLHPAMHHPALDGHLPHPAPGLMAPGLPGMHYSRVSPSAAAAAAAAAAAATAHQNGILNKTPPTASLSAPPPLIPTLGARPGSPRRTTPLATDIRDRPAHKDIEAR
- the auts2a gene encoding autism susceptibility gene 2 protein isoform X6 produces the protein MFPMKDMDGPRSSGLRKKRKSRSVRDRDRRSNGIRNNHVKGSVFRFSSDSEREGDREPSSSRPRPPRRKRKESTSAEEDIIDGFSITGFVTLEALEKNLTLKPQECRDNQAGPLHKKKAARVPNGLSLEPCKNNHHHQQPSDQENNPRLAHTQGKRKKKHLNKKHTMLKPGQNNCKDSDSESVSGESKPSIRSSSRDRLTDCDTESDQDDKVSDASSEKFFSTAAVKVPDFGIHVLSTNGSQEPHGPGLLKVSGLERSQERSQDTCRDPQPPASSTPSQPLPPQTLPLPQSQPQPSIPQPLSPHRTQTNGPAQAPASAHLPSRSEALPRPQTPAALPLAQGQEPSPPPPPRPQHQPELLSHPRPPPTPSLHPHPPSPALPTHHPHQQHPSQAGPQRPPSRCHPRPLSAYNGLNLNGHSSSRSSTPGTKPHGPPAPSLHLPHHPPPPVAAAAAASTFPLPLAANQSTPHSFPPALQSSPHPHHPNMFAPPAALPPPPPLTSSTLPVPGHPAAGSAYSEQDLLRQELNTRFLASQSADRGASLGPPPYLRTEFHQHQHQHQHQHQHQHTHQHTHQHTFTPFPHAIMPTPAPPMVRTPARNFEKYPTKVDPFYRHSLFHSYPPAMSGLPPVIPPTGPFGSLQGAFQPKTSNPLDVSGRPGGVPHTFLQKDPRLTDPFRPVLRKPGKWCAMHVHIAWQIYHHQQKVKQMQVDPHKLDFGLKPEFLSRPPGPSLFGAIHHPSDLARPATLFSAAGPTHPSAGPFGHPPHHPGNFLAPTSHLEPFSRPASFGGLGSLSSSAFGGLGNPALTANSVFGHKDGPNAQQHFNSSANSGHQEPWNRLHRTPPSFPTPPPWLKPGDSERSTSASSHERDREPEKRDSLVSKDDKDRDSVEKRHPSHPSPIPVNPISLLGHTRPPEHHRNHLPPVSAEPQRDKENKAKDREREHSDSWKDNGTDDHKLKDNQHSDKDTPVIHDGRVPEDKVSNRGTPSPYVRQTSLERPNGGLSREVLEKKVELPYEHQKKNSEVKVKEERKEEQDGATERASEHPTQAPSTPNLHPPSSMPMPMSMAGVHPINSISSLERTRVVAPFMGISPIPGADRFPYPAFHWDPMRDPYRGLDIHRRDPLARDLLLRNDPLHRLAAPRLYEAERSYRDREPHDFNRDHIHPLALEQRREQERAHLEERDRLNMLREDYEHGRLHPAMHHPALDGHLPHPAPGLMAPGLPGMHYSRVSPSAAAAAAAAAAAATAHQNGILNKTPPTASLSAPPPLIPTLGARPGSPRRTTPLATDIRDRPAHKDIEAR